A genome region from Glycine max cultivar Williams 82 chromosome 5, Glycine_max_v4.0, whole genome shotgun sequence includes the following:
- the LOC100782977 gene encoding peroxisomal (S)-2-hydroxy-acid oxidase GLO5-like isoform X1 encodes MEMITNVTEYEAIAKEKLPKMVYDYYASGAEDQWTLNENRNAFSRILFRPRILVDVSKIDLTTTVLGFKISMPIMIAPTAMQKLAHPEGELATARAASAAGTIMTLSSCASSSVEEVASTGSDIRFFQLYVLKDRNVVAQLVRRAERAGFKAIALTVDTPILGHREADIKNRLTLPLNLVLKNFEGLDLGKLDKTSDSGLASYVAGQIDPSLNWKDIKWLQSITSLPILVKGVLTVEDTRIAIQAGAAGIIVSNHGARQLDYVPATIMALEEVVKAAQGKIPVFLDSGIRRGTDVFKALALGAAGVFIGRPVVFSLAADGEAGVRKVLQMLRDELELTMALSGCRSLKEITRDHVVTEWDRPKFSPKL; translated from the exons ATGGAGATGATAACTAATGTTACCGAGTATGAGGCTATtgcaaaggaaaaattgccaaaGATGGTTTATGACTACTATGCATCAGGGGCAGAGGATCAGTGGACTTTGAACGAGAACCGAAATGCGTTCTCAAGGATTCT GTTCCGGCCGCGTATTCTTGTTGATGTAAGCAAGATAGACTTGACTACAACTGTATTGGGCTTCAAAATATCAATGCCTATCATGATTGCTCCAACAGCCATGCAAAAGTTGGCTCACCCTGAAG GAGAATTAGCTACTGCTAGAGCAGCATCAGCTGCTGGCACAATCATG ACACTATCCTCATGCGCTAGTTCCAGTGTTGAGGAGGTTGCTTCAACAGGTTCCGACATTCGATTTTTTCAACTTTAT GTGCTTAAAGACAGAAATGTGGTTGCTCAGCTTGTGAGAAGAGCTGAAAGAGCTGGTTTCAAGGCAATTGCCCTTACTGTGGACACTCCAATTCTTGGTCATAGGGAGGCTGATATCAAAAACAG ATTGACATTGCCACTAAACCTGGTTTTGAAGAATTTTGAAGGATTGGATCTTGGAAAGCTGGACAAG ACTAGTGACTCTGGTCTTGCCTCTTATGTTGCTGGACAAATTGATCCGTCACTCAACTGGAAG GATATCAAATGGCTTCAATCAATCACTTCATTGCCAATTTTAGTTAAGGGTGTACTTACTGTTGAAGATA CAAGGATAGCCATACAAGCTGGAGCTGCTGGAATCATTGTTTCCAATCATGGAGCTCGTCAACTTGACTATGTCCCTGCAACTATTATGGCTTTGGAAGAG GTAGTTAAAGCTGCACAAGGAAAAATTCCAGTTTTTCTGGACAGTGGAATTCGCCGAGGGACAGATGTATTTAAAGCATTAGCTCTTGGAGCAGCCGGTGTATTC ATTGGTAGACCTGTGGTGTTCTCATTGGCTGCTGATGGTGAGGCTGGTGTAAGAAAGGTACTTCAAATGCTTCGTGATGAGCTTGAATTAACTATGGCACTAAGTGGTTGTCGTTCACTCAAGGAGATAACTCGTGACCATGTTGTCACAGAGTGGGATCGTCCAAAATTTTCTCCCAAGTTATAA
- the LOC100782977 gene encoding peroxisomal (S)-2-hydroxy-acid oxidase GLO5-like (The RefSeq protein has 1 substitution compared to this genomic sequence) — MEMITNVTEYEAIAKEKLPKMVYDYYASGAEDQWTLNENRNAFSRILFRPRILVDVSKIDLTTTVLGFKISMPIMIAPTAMQKLAHPEGELATARAASAAGTIMTLSSCASSSVEEVASTGSDIRFFQLYVLKDRNVVAQLVRRAERAGFKAIALTVDTPILGHREADIKNRLTLPLNLALKNFEGLDLGKLDKTSDSGLASYVAGQIDPSLNWKDIKWLQSITSLPILVKGVLTVEDTRIAIQAGAAGIIVSNHGARQLDYVPATIMALEEVVKAAQGKIPVFLDSGIRRGTDVFKALALGAAGVFIGRPVVFSLAADGEAGVRKVLQMLRDELELTMALSGCRSLKEITRDHVVTEWDRPKFSPKL, encoded by the exons ATGGAGATGATAACTAATGTTACCGAGTATGAGGCTATtgcaaaggaaaaattgccaaaGATGGTTTATGACTACTATGCATCAGGGGCAGAGGATCAGTGGACTTTGAACGAGAACCGAAATGCGTTCTCAAGGATTCT GTTCCGGCCGCGTATTCTTGTTGATGTAAGCAAGATAGACTTGACTACAACTGTATTGGGCTTCAAAATATCAATGCCTATCATGATTGCTCCAACAGCCATGCAAAAGTTGGCTCACCCTGAAG GAGAATTAGCTACTGCTAGAGCAGCATCAGCTGCTGGCACAATCATG ACACTATCCTCATGCGCTAGTTCCAGTGTTGAGGAGGTTGCTTCAACAGGTTCCGACATTCGATTTTTTCAACTTTAT GTGCTTAAAGACAGAAATGTGGTTGCTCAGCTTGTGAGAAGAGCTGAAAGAGCTGGTTTCAAGGCAATTGCCCTTACTGTGGACACTCCAATTCTTGGTCATAGGGAGGCTGATATCAAAAACAG ATTGACATTGCCACTAAACCTGGTTTTGAAGAATTTTGAAGGATTGGATCTTGGAAAGCTGGACAAG ACTAGTGACTCTGGTCTTGCCTCTTATGTTGCTGGACAAATTGATCCGTCACTCAACTGGAAG GATATCAAATGGCTTCAATCAATCACTTCATTGCCAATTTTAGTTAAGGGTGTACTTACTGTTGAAGATA CAAGGATAGCCATACAAGCTGGAGCTGCTGGAATCATTGTTTCCAATCATGGAGCTCGTCAACTTGACTATGTCCCTGCAACTATTATGGCTTTGGAAGAG GTAGTTAAAGCTGCACAAGGAAAAATTCCAGTTTTTCTGGACAGTGGAATTCGCCGAGGGACAGATGTATTTAAAGCATTAGCTCTTGGAGCAGCCGGTGTATTC ATTGGTAGACCTGTGGTGTTCTCATTGGCTGCTGATGGTGAGGCTGGTGTAAGAAAGGTACTTCAAATGCTTCGTGATGAGCTTGAATTAACTATGGCACTAAGTGGTTGTCGTTCACTCAAGGAGATAACTCGTGACCATGTTGTCACAGAGTGGGATCGTCCAAAATTTTCTCCCAAGTTATAA